One Ensifer adhaerens genomic region harbors:
- a CDS encoding DUF6005 family protein has translation MTESEVLAAIEAVLTDKMAHGHMDGFGLDARLNEDLYLDSVLILEIFLNLELEYGLSVPEEAIAKREIETVADLVALYVPKPTAAIVPAFPLTGGTTDEGVHGEAYYDIKVHCFVSCVSDGLKRNGLDQRPFYFGVWDAKFAVSERFELLYHAPDITQEFFRGWFERLYGVSVVEWYDPQRTKLDNLAVLLGLMKQRGETGSVMVMLDMFHLPERENKFNQNPFPHYLMLQETPDPDKWFVHDPDYRWEGEIAREKVVHAIMQPTVGGGYVFDNAEARAPFAEDLRAYFEACFVRDRNPLVDAVRAIVAAHLDGTNGVALTDLGAAVRELPVITVRKYAYEHGFAFYWRALKLPAAEFEGWCGEIEALVQSLKTLHYACMKLAQTGDRSLLGAVIERLDEADRLETKLKVKLAEVFDLWCDLAIPQEIRPLKRIAR, from the coding sequence ATGACCGAAAGCGAAGTTCTGGCGGCGATCGAGGCCGTCCTGACCGACAAAATGGCGCATGGACATATGGACGGCTTCGGCCTCGATGCCCGTCTCAACGAAGATCTCTATCTCGACTCCGTGCTGATCCTCGAAATCTTCCTCAATCTCGAGCTCGAATACGGGTTGTCGGTGCCGGAAGAGGCGATCGCAAAACGGGAGATCGAAACGGTCGCCGATCTCGTCGCGCTCTATGTGCCGAAGCCGACCGCCGCCATCGTGCCCGCCTTTCCGCTCACCGGCGGGACGACCGACGAGGGGGTGCACGGCGAGGCCTATTACGACATCAAGGTCCATTGCTTCGTCAGTTGCGTCTCGGACGGCCTGAAGCGAAACGGGCTCGATCAGCGGCCGTTCTATTTCGGTGTCTGGGACGCGAAGTTCGCGGTCAGCGAGCGTTTCGAGCTTCTCTATCATGCGCCCGATATCACCCAGGAATTCTTCCGTGGCTGGTTCGAGCGGCTTTACGGCGTTTCCGTCGTCGAGTGGTACGATCCGCAGCGCACCAAGCTCGACAACCTCGCAGTGCTGCTCGGGCTGATGAAACAGCGCGGCGAAACCGGCTCGGTCATGGTCATGCTCGACATGTTCCACCTGCCGGAGCGGGAGAACAAGTTCAACCAGAACCCCTTCCCGCACTATCTGATGCTGCAGGAAACGCCCGATCCCGACAAATGGTTCGTGCACGACCCCGACTATCGCTGGGAGGGCGAGATTGCCCGCGAGAAGGTCGTTCACGCCATCATGCAGCCTACTGTCGGCGGCGGTTATGTCTTCGACAATGCCGAGGCGCGCGCGCCGTTTGCCGAAGATCTGAGGGCCTATTTCGAGGCCTGCTTCGTCCGGGACCGCAATCCGCTGGTCGATGCCGTCAGAGCGATAGTCGCCGCGCATCTCGACGGGACGAACGGTGTCGCACTCACTGATCTCGGCGCCGCGGTGCGGGAACTGCCTGTTATCACCGTCCGAAAATACGCCTATGAGCACGGCTTTGCCTTCTACTGGCGGGCGCTGAAGTTGCCGGCCGCCGAGTTCGAGGGCTGGTGCGGGGAGATCGAGGCGCTGGTTCAGTCGCTGAAGACGCTGCACTACGCCTGCATGAAGCTCGCCCAGACAGGCGATCGCTCGCTGTTGGGCGCCGTCATCGAGCGTCTCGACGAAGCCGACCGGCTGGAGACGAAGCTGAAGGTCAAGCTCGCAGAGGTCTTCGATCTCTGGTGCGATCTTGCCATCCCCCAGGAAATCCGTCCCTTGAAGAGAATTGCGCGATGA
- a CDS encoding sugar phosphate isomerase/epimerase family protein — translation MRVSLCTITFRHHLISLDEIAAWAEANDFQGIELWGAHARNLSPRADRNAEWLDGYGLSVPMISDYLPLDGDVEALRHKAVELCRLARRWRTRKIRTFAGSRGSLDVSADERREIVERLKEICTITASYGIQLLVETHPKTLADTAASTMRLIEEVDHPSFAINFDTLHVWEGGDDPVAVHRAMKPHIRHYHLKNIVGRAELSVFEPANVYAAAGSRRGMTRLFEGAVDYDRFLSEIAGDPQADASLEWFGNDCFETLRRDRRQVREAVDGTEPNRRAAGQ, via the coding sequence ATGAGAGTTTCGCTCTGCACCATCACTTTCCGCCACCATCTGATCTCGCTCGACGAGATCGCCGCCTGGGCCGAGGCCAACGACTTCCAGGGTATCGAACTCTGGGGCGCGCATGCGCGCAACCTCTCGCCGCGCGCGGATCGCAACGCCGAATGGCTCGACGGCTACGGCCTCTCGGTGCCGATGATCAGCGATTACCTGCCGCTCGACGGTGACGTGGAAGCGCTGCGGCACAAGGCGGTCGAGCTTTGCCGACTGGCGCGCCGGTGGCGCACCCGCAAGATCCGCACCTTCGCGGGAAGCCGTGGCAGCCTTGACGTCAGCGCTGACGAGCGGCGGGAGATTGTCGAGCGCCTGAAGGAGATCTGCACCATTACCGCAAGCTACGGCATCCAGCTGCTTGTCGAAACGCATCCGAAGACGCTCGCCGACACGGCGGCCTCGACGATGCGGCTCATCGAAGAGGTGGACCATCCCTCCTTCGCCATCAATTTCGACACGCTGCATGTTTGGGAAGGCGGCGACGACCCGGTCGCCGTGCACCGTGCGATGAAACCGCACATTCGCCACTACCACCTGAAGAACATCGTCGGCCGGGCAGAACTTTCCGTCTTCGAGCCGGCCAATGTCTATGCCGCCGCCGGCAGCCGGCGCGGGATGACGCGGCTCTTCGAAGGCGCCGTCGACTACGACCGTTTCCTCTCGGAAATTGCAGGTGACCCGCAGGCCGATGCGTCGCTGGAATGGTTCGGCAACGATTGCTTCGAGACCCTGCGTCGCGATCGCAGGCAGGTCCGCGAGGCGGTTGACGGGACCGAGCCGAACCGCCGGGCCGCCGGCCAATAG
- a CDS encoding DUF2218 domain-containing protein → MQEATTHFATEDGQKYLTQLCKHFAHKVDVEQEGPRAELRFSCGTGYLHATSEGLSIRARSPDDANLADTKSVIESHLLRFAFREEPDPLAWQPAG, encoded by the coding sequence ATGCAAGAAGCCACCACCCATTTTGCGACGGAAGACGGCCAGAAATACCTGACGCAGCTCTGCAAGCATTTCGCCCACAAGGTCGACGTCGAACAGGAGGGCCCGCGCGCCGAGCTCAGGTTTTCCTGCGGCACCGGCTACCTCCATGCCACATCAGAAGGCTTGAGCATCCGCGCCCGCTCACCCGATGACGCCAACCTTGCGGACACGAAATCGGTGATCGAAAGCCATCTTCTGCGCTTCGCGTTCCGGGAAGAGCCCGATCCGCTTGCCTGGCAGCCCGCCGGCTAA
- a CDS encoding TonB-dependent receptor, whose amino-acid sequence MRSPKCRKGHLKFDTGRRRERRRLLTTTAIAAFSSLALMPVSTASAQQTTSRVSNARSFDIPSQPLSTALNAFGRQSGLQVTLAASTSQGLRSATVSGTMTADQALARLLSGTGISYRISGGTALVGSAVSAGSSAAVAADGATVLDPISAFGAGPLGAGEIVISSEDLKRKNPANIADVFSGEPGISVGSSLPMSQKVYVHGIEETSLAVTMDGGRQNNKVFHHNGTNLIDPGLLKAVNVDAGVAPADAGPGALAGAIAYETIDARDLLDGDGFGGFVTSSYNFNSDTVTTGISAYGMRDGLEFLGYFNFGNGNDFTAGNGQDVEGTSTDVLSGLGKLAYEFDSGDRFEISHDRIRDDAPRPFRANIGFIDGRPPWEPRVRDYMLDRQNTVFTYTDSTPEGWWDPTLMLAYSRTEVEIPIILPPRLNIPPYPATGTTSSFNGKFENKFSFDMGSVIAGVDFYDDKADLDDMFDASTEKARNVGIYAQARLEPWERTRLSFGARGDTQQFTGTTGEEWNNSGLSGNVSGEYDLIEDLLTAKAGYSHVWAGIPLAENFIMNPNWNYGSGPKPVTADNYILGLEANYNDFTVEGSVFQTDIDDARTPRYAVTRGIEAHDVRSRGFEIGAGYSWGDGFFKVKYANIDVEIDGKPADSDLGTYLAAPAGQIITLQAVHTLTDWGVTFGADAEIALDYDDVADGSKPFEGYQVFNAFVEYVPPERPNLLLRAELKNIFDETYSDRATYGQEFGTVTPLYEPGRSFILTAKATF is encoded by the coding sequence ATGCGTTCGCCGAAATGCCGCAAGGGACATCTGAAATTCGATACGGGACGTCGCCGTGAAAGACGGCGCCTGCTGACGACGACGGCGATCGCCGCGTTTTCCTCCCTCGCGCTGATGCCCGTTTCCACGGCCTCCGCCCAGCAGACCACGTCGCGCGTCAGCAACGCCCGCAGCTTCGACATCCCGTCGCAGCCGCTTTCCACCGCGCTCAACGCCTTCGGGCGGCAGTCCGGCCTGCAGGTGACCCTGGCGGCTTCCACCTCGCAGGGGCTTCGCTCGGCGACGGTCAGCGGAACGATGACGGCGGACCAGGCGCTTGCCCGGCTTTTGTCGGGCACCGGCATTTCCTACAGGATATCGGGCGGCACCGCGCTGGTCGGCTCGGCCGTGTCGGCGGGTAGCAGCGCTGCTGTCGCTGCGGACGGAGCAACGGTGCTCGATCCGATTTCGGCCTTCGGTGCCGGGCCGCTCGGCGCCGGCGAGATCGTCATCTCGTCGGAAGACCTGAAGCGCAAGAACCCCGCCAACATTGCCGACGTGTTTTCCGGCGAGCCCGGCATTTCGGTCGGCAGCTCGTTGCCGATGTCGCAGAAGGTCTACGTCCACGGCATCGAGGAAACCAGCCTCGCCGTGACGATGGACGGCGGCCGACAGAACAACAAGGTCTTCCACCACAACGGCACCAACCTCATTGACCCCGGCCTGCTGAAGGCCGTCAACGTCGATGCCGGCGTTGCGCCGGCCGATGCCGGTCCCGGGGCGCTTGCCGGCGCGATTGCTTACGAGACGATCGACGCGCGCGATCTGCTCGATGGCGACGGCTTCGGCGGCTTTGTCACGTCGAGCTACAATTTCAACAGCGACACGGTGACGACCGGGATCTCCGCATACGGCATGCGCGACGGGCTCGAGTTTCTCGGCTACTTCAATTTCGGCAACGGCAACGATTTCACCGCCGGCAACGGGCAGGACGTGGAAGGCACCTCGACAGACGTGTTGAGCGGGCTTGGCAAGCTTGCCTACGAGTTCGACAGCGGCGACCGTTTCGAGATCAGCCACGACCGCATTCGCGACGACGCGCCGCGTCCGTTTCGCGCTAATATCGGCTTTATCGACGGACGCCCACCATGGGAGCCGCGCGTGCGCGACTACATGCTCGACCGGCAGAACACGGTGTTTACCTATACCGACAGCACGCCGGAGGGCTGGTGGGATCCAACGCTGATGCTCGCCTACTCCAGGACGGAGGTCGAAATTCCGATCATCCTGCCGCCGCGCCTCAACATTCCGCCCTATCCCGCCACCGGCACCACGAGCAGCTTCAACGGCAAGTTCGAGAACAAGTTCTCGTTCGACATGGGTAGCGTCATTGCCGGCGTTGACTTTTATGACGACAAGGCTGACCTCGACGACATGTTCGATGCCAGCACCGAGAAGGCGCGCAATGTCGGCATCTATGCCCAGGCCCGGCTCGAGCCCTGGGAGAGAACGCGGCTCTCCTTCGGTGCGCGCGGCGACACGCAGCAGTTTACCGGGACGACGGGAGAAGAGTGGAACAATTCGGGCCTCAGCGGCAACGTCTCGGGCGAGTACGACCTCATCGAGGACCTGCTGACCGCCAAGGCGGGCTATTCGCACGTCTGGGCAGGCATTCCGCTCGCCGAAAACTTCATCATGAATCCCAACTGGAACTATGGCAGCGGTCCGAAGCCGGTGACGGCGGACAACTATATCCTGGGCCTGGAGGCGAACTACAACGACTTCACCGTCGAGGGCAGCGTCTTCCAGACCGATATCGATGACGCGCGCACGCCGCGTTATGCGGTCACGCGCGGGATCGAAGCGCATGACGTCCGCTCGCGCGGCTTCGAGATCGGCGCCGGCTACAGCTGGGGCGATGGCTTTTTCAAGGTGAAATACGCCAATATCGACGTCGAGATCGACGGCAAGCCTGCCGATTCTGATCTCGGCACCTATCTGGCCGCGCCGGCCGGCCAGATCATCACGCTGCAAGCGGTCCACACGCTGACGGACTGGGGCGTCACTTTCGGGGCCGACGCGGAAATTGCGCTCGACTACGACGACGTTGCCGACGGCAGCAAGCCCTTCGAGGGCTACCAGGTCTTCAACGCCTTTGTCGAATACGTGCCGCCGGAGCGACCGAACCTGTTGCTGCGCGCCGAACTGAAGAACATTTTCGACGAAACCTATTCGGACCGGGCGACCTACGGTCAGGAGTTCGGAACGGTGACGCCGCTCTACGAGCCGGGCCGTTCCTTCATCCTGACCGCCAAGGCGACTTTCTAG
- a CDS encoding AMP-binding protein: MIRIDDRLYDEAYFSARSAELAAEIGLGAQDTGRYAVCFSETVDWLALFFAIRKAGASVLPIHPGTPYPAARKLAIGAGCDRLFYNSLTAEVLEPSDLLSAEGTLLQMSSGTTGAPKCVARNWTEIDAEIESYVATFREPEDMTPVVACPTTHSYGLICGILVALKRGQTPVIVNTANPKYLLKVLREIERPLLYSSPAILHTLARLTPAGEQIHATMTSGTLLPDPWFADIRAKSRFMFQQYGCSESGCIAINPDVTSAGDMGFVLPHLIAATGNTAEDAGEIVVSNGDGAPIHTRDLGYRRADGMLVFVSRLDDMINVSGLNVYPKDVEDAVMAMPAVTDAVAFRKADRFAGERVALLFSAEAPVAPQAVREWCSRHLASHQLPMEILQIDAVPRQANGKISRRDVAARHLAGEFNKPIAGAAS; this comes from the coding sequence ATGATCCGTATTGACGACAGGCTCTATGACGAGGCCTATTTCAGCGCCAGATCGGCCGAACTCGCAGCCGAGATCGGCCTTGGCGCACAGGACACCGGCCGCTACGCCGTCTGCTTCTCGGAGACGGTCGATTGGCTGGCTCTGTTCTTTGCCATCCGCAAGGCGGGCGCGAGCGTGCTGCCGATCCATCCGGGCACACCCTATCCGGCCGCGCGCAAGCTCGCGATCGGCGCCGGCTGCGACCGGCTGTTCTACAACAGCCTGACGGCCGAAGTTCTCGAACCATCCGACCTGCTTTCGGCTGAGGGCACGCTGTTGCAGATGAGCTCCGGAACGACGGGCGCGCCGAAATGCGTGGCGCGCAACTGGACGGAAATCGATGCCGAGATCGAAAGCTATGTCGCCACCTTCCGCGAACCGGAGGACATGACGCCGGTCGTCGCCTGCCCGACCACCCATTCCTACGGGCTGATCTGCGGCATCCTGGTGGCGCTGAAGCGTGGGCAGACGCCGGTCATCGTCAACACCGCGAACCCGAAATATCTCCTGAAGGTGCTGCGCGAGATCGAACGGCCGCTGCTCTATTCCTCGCCGGCGATCCTGCACACGCTGGCGCGGCTGACGCCCGCGGGCGAACAGATCCACGCAACGATGACGTCGGGCACGCTGCTTCCCGATCCGTGGTTTGCCGACATTCGCGCCAAGAGCCGGTTCATGTTCCAGCAATATGGCTGCTCGGAATCCGGCTGCATCGCCATCAATCCGGATGTGACTTCCGCCGGTGACATGGGCTTCGTCCTGCCGCATCTGATCGCCGCCACCGGCAACACCGCCGAGGACGCGGGTGAGATCGTCGTTAGCAACGGCGACGGCGCGCCGATCCACACGCGTGACCTCGGCTACCGGCGCGCCGACGGCATGCTGGTCTTCGTTTCCCGCCTGGACGACATGATCAACGTCTCCGGCCTCAACGTCTATCCGAAAGACGTGGAGGATGCCGTCATGGCGATGCCGGCGGTCACCGACGCCGTGGCCTTCCGCAAGGCCGATCGTTTTGCCGGCGAGCGCGTGGCGCTGCTCTTTAGCGCCGAGGCGCCGGTGGCGCCGCAGGCCGTGCGCGAATGGTGCAGCCGACACCTCGCATCTCACCAGTTGCCGATGGAAATCCTGCAGATCGATGCAGTTCCGCGCCAGGCGAACGGCAAAATCAGCCGCCGCGATGTCGCGGCCCGTCATCTGGCAGGCGAATTCAACAAACCGATTGCGGGAGCCGCATCATGA
- a CDS encoding IucA/IucC family protein, whose translation MPLPLDLKGRPDERVLRQLVAALLFEGIVEASEHTDGDVTTFHWSIGGRQFRCHGAIGPFGRLRLAAGSVEMRDDADGWVVPPLAQLVSVLPGSGPTRGKLLNELTQTIAFSAWNERQVPARLRRALSFAELEGALEEGHPYHPCYKARTGFSVADHAAYGPEMGGAFQLVWLLVARKHLRCAIPGDEDAFWEAELGEETWSELRAKRQERGLSPDAFGLVPLHPWQWRELRERQLSGWIAAGEALCLGPAGDGYTATQSVRSLLNRDRPLAASVKLPLNIVNTSSRRTLEPHSVCTAPVISRWIAEMVAGDPAFRDRYPLTVLQEYAGIIADSDGPLAGQVAAIWRENAEATLGSGEAVIPFNALMMVEADGRAFADDWIQRFGLMPWINRLIEVAVLPVWHLLVHHGLAVEAHGQNMLLVHRDGWPARLILRDFHESIEFSPGFLRAPEKAPDFLSLEPIYREAEPDQFYWTDNLDSLRELVMDTLFVYNLSEISHLLDHCYNLPETLFWQRVQTVLAAYEAEHGATERLAQLGCDQPRILTESLMTRKLLALKPEYHHEVANALAARMLQRRRKP comes from the coding sequence ATGCCATTGCCTCTTGATCTCAAGGGCCGCCCGGACGAGCGGGTGCTTCGCCAGCTCGTTGCCGCGCTGCTGTTCGAAGGTATCGTTGAGGCCAGCGAGCACACGGATGGGGATGTCACCACCTTCCACTGGTCGATCGGCGGCCGGCAGTTCCGCTGCCACGGCGCCATCGGCCCCTTTGGCCGGCTCCGTCTGGCTGCCGGATCGGTAGAGATGCGCGATGATGCGGACGGCTGGGTCGTGCCGCCGCTGGCGCAGCTGGTATCCGTCCTGCCGGGCAGCGGACCGACGCGCGGAAAGCTGCTCAACGAACTCACGCAGACGATCGCCTTCAGCGCCTGGAACGAGCGTCAGGTACCGGCGCGGCTGCGCCGCGCTTTGTCATTTGCGGAGTTGGAGGGAGCGCTTGAGGAGGGCCATCCCTATCATCCCTGCTACAAGGCGCGTACCGGCTTTTCCGTCGCCGACCATGCAGCCTATGGGCCCGAAATGGGAGGAGCGTTCCAGCTCGTCTGGCTTCTGGTGGCGCGCAAGCATCTTCGCTGCGCGATCCCCGGTGACGAGGATGCTTTCTGGGAAGCGGAACTGGGGGAGGAAACCTGGTCCGAACTCCGGGCGAAGCGGCAGGAGCGCGGTCTTTCGCCTGATGCGTTCGGTCTCGTACCGCTGCATCCCTGGCAATGGCGCGAACTCCGTGAGAGACAGCTTTCTGGCTGGATCGCCGCGGGCGAAGCCCTTTGCCTCGGCCCGGCGGGGGACGGATACACGGCGACGCAGTCGGTCCGATCCCTGTTGAACCGGGACCGACCGTTGGCCGCGAGCGTCAAGCTGCCGCTCAACATCGTCAACACCTCGTCGCGCCGTACCCTTGAGCCGCATTCGGTCTGCACGGCGCCGGTGATCTCGCGCTGGATCGCCGAGATGGTTGCCGGAGATCCGGCCTTTCGCGACCGCTATCCGCTCACCGTCCTGCAGGAATATGCCGGCATCATAGCCGACAGCGACGGCCCTTTGGCCGGACAGGTCGCAGCCATCTGGCGCGAGAACGCGGAAGCGACGCTTGGCTCCGGCGAGGCCGTCATTCCCTTCAACGCGCTGATGATGGTCGAAGCGGACGGGCGTGCCTTCGCCGACGACTGGATCCAGCGCTTCGGCTTGATGCCCTGGATCAACCGCCTGATTGAAGTCGCGGTCCTGCCTGTCTGGCACCTGCTGGTGCACCATGGGCTTGCGGTAGAAGCGCACGGGCAGAACATGCTGCTCGTCCATCGCGATGGCTGGCCGGCCCGGCTGATCCTGCGCGATTTTCACGAGAGCATCGAGTTTTCGCCGGGCTTTCTGCGCGCGCCGGAAAAGGCGCCGGATTTCCTGTCGCTCGAGCCGATCTACCGGGAGGCGGAGCCCGACCAGTTCTATTGGACGGACAACCTGGATTCGCTGCGCGAATTGGTGATGGACACGCTGTTCGTCTACAATTTGAGTGAGATCTCCCACCTTCTCGACCACTGCTACAACCTGCCGGAAACGCTCTTCTGGCAGCGCGTTCAAACCGTGCTTGCCGCCTACGAGGCGGAGCACGGCGCGACGGAGCGGCTGGCGCAGCTCGGCTGCGACCAGCCCCGCATCCTGACCGAATCCCTGATGACGAGGAAGCTGCTCGCGCTCAAGCCGGAATACCACCACGAGGTGGCAAACGCCTTGGCCGCAAGGATGCTTCAACGAAGGAGAAAGCCATGA
- a CDS encoding IucA/IucC family protein yields the protein MQSSRQIAEIATFQSFANCYLREVNPGIRAMHRAAGGAVDCVEWSLPRQQMILRAEVTSPSLCGPHHFGRVWGRGVSDATWRQIELISALHILVHECYRQVDEAKADVLRGFELELLMRVLESYQQTALYIDRAAPEPADGDHFIEAEQSLVFGHWQHPTPKSRQGMTYWQQESYAPELGGQFKLNYFAAKRGDIRHDCARAVAAPEIVRSLVGPDANGIALGDDDYLLPMHPLQAEALLLDPDIRGMLGEGRLRHLGPAGPAFTATSSVRTVYGADAGWMLKFSLPVRITNSVRLNRRQELEAGVAMAKLIDRIGFAERSRNFRIIQDPAYITLELPGRSESGFEVILRENPFADGGGRGVVTVAALTADPLPGLVSRLERLVRTVAARTGESLLDATHLWFRRYLDCAVEPLIRLYDDYGIALEAHQQNSLLDVGTGYPSVSYYRDNQGFYLSERYRSLIAGHVPETQTIASLYFAESEIRDRFAYYLIVNQVFSVISRMGHDGLCDESLLLRELRAHLERYATRMSGAGRDFARHVLDMPTIVSKANLTTRLYDVDELQSSNAPSLYRPVPNPLRAPAVLTAPRTDHAIAS from the coding sequence ATGCAATCGTCTAGGCAAATAGCAGAAATCGCCACCTTTCAAAGCTTCGCAAACTGCTACCTGCGCGAAGTCAATCCGGGCATCCGGGCCATGCATCGCGCCGCAGGCGGCGCCGTCGATTGCGTGGAATGGTCTCTTCCCAGGCAGCAGATGATCCTGCGCGCCGAGGTGACGTCGCCGTCGCTCTGCGGCCCACACCATTTCGGCAGGGTCTGGGGCAGGGGCGTGTCCGACGCCACCTGGCGCCAGATTGAACTGATATCGGCCCTCCATATCCTGGTGCACGAATGCTACCGCCAGGTCGACGAGGCCAAGGCCGACGTTTTGCGCGGCTTCGAGCTCGAACTCTTGATGCGCGTGCTCGAAAGCTACCAGCAGACGGCGCTCTACATCGACAGGGCCGCGCCGGAGCCGGCGGACGGCGACCATTTCATCGAAGCGGAGCAGTCACTCGTCTTTGGCCATTGGCAGCACCCGACGCCGAAGAGCCGCCAGGGCATGACCTATTGGCAGCAGGAAAGCTACGCGCCGGAACTGGGCGGCCAGTTCAAACTGAACTACTTCGCGGCAAAACGCGGCGATATCAGGCACGATTGCGCGCGCGCGGTTGCAGCGCCCGAGATCGTGCGGTCCCTCGTCGGGCCGGATGCCAACGGGATCGCGCTCGGCGACGACGATTATCTGTTGCCAATGCATCCGCTTCAGGCTGAAGCCCTGCTGCTTGATCCCGATATCCGCGGCATGCTGGGGGAGGGGCGGCTGCGGCATCTCGGCCCCGCCGGCCCGGCCTTTACCGCGACCTCGTCGGTGCGCACGGTTTACGGCGCCGATGCCGGCTGGATGCTTAAATTTTCCCTGCCCGTGCGCATCACCAACTCCGTGCGTCTCAATCGTCGTCAGGAGCTCGAAGCGGGTGTCGCAATGGCGAAGCTGATTGACCGGATCGGTTTTGCCGAACGCTCGCGAAACTTCCGCATCATTCAAGACCCCGCCTATATCACGCTCGAGCTGCCGGGACGCAGCGAGAGCGGCTTTGAAGTCATCCTGCGGGAGAACCCATTTGCGGACGGCGGCGGGCGGGGCGTCGTCACCGTCGCGGCCCTGACGGCCGATCCGCTACCGGGGCTGGTTTCGCGCCTCGAACGGCTGGTTCGGACGGTCGCCGCCCGCACGGGCGAGAGCCTGCTCGATGCGACGCACCTCTGGTTTCGCCGGTATCTCGATTGCGCCGTCGAGCCGCTGATCCGCCTCTATGACGACTACGGTATAGCGCTCGAAGCCCACCAGCAAAACAGCCTGCTGGACGTCGGCACCGGCTATCCGTCCGTCAGCTACTATCGGGACAATCAGGGCTTCTATCTCTCGGAGCGGTACCGCAGCCTGATTGCCGGCCATGTGCCCGAGACGCAAACGATCGCGTCCCTCTATTTTGCCGAGAGCGAAATTCGGGATCGCTTCGCCTATTACCTGATCGTCAATCAGGTCTTCTCGGTGATCAGCCGCATGGGCCATGACGGGCTCTGCGATGAGAGCCTGCTCCTGCGCGAACTGCGCGCGCATCTCGAGCGCTATGCCACCCGAATGAGTGGCGCCGGGCGTGACTTTGCCCGTCACGTGCTCGACATGCCGACGATCGTCTCCAAGGCCAACCTGACGACGCGTCTCTACGACGTCGACGAACTGCAATCCAGCAACGCGCCGTCCCTTTATCGCCCCGTGCCGAACCCGCTGAGGGCGCCGGCTGTTCTGACTGCGCCGAGGACCGACCATGCCATTGCCTCTTGA